A section of the Anabaena cylindrica PCC 7122 genome encodes:
- a CDS encoding Uma2 family endonuclease, producing MSWYPENTDHRYELHDGVIVEIPKPKGKHSKLAGFISGKLFVEIQRSQLPFFIPRECIIKSRDGKSGYEPDVIVLDEAAIVNEPRWEAESIITQGNSVKLIIEVVSTNWRDDYFKKLGEYEELEIPEYWIFDYLALGGRNFIGNPKQPTISIYELVEGEYQVTQVRGNETLKSPTFPELNLTVEQIFQL from the coding sequence ATTTCCTGGTATCCAGAAAACACAGATCACCGTTATGAATTGCATGATGGAGTAATTGTGGAAATACCGAAACCAAAAGGTAAGCATTCTAAACTCGCAGGATTTATCTCTGGTAAGCTATTTGTCGAAATTCAGCGATCGCAATTACCCTTCTTTATACCTAGAGAATGTATCATCAAATCTAGAGACGGGAAATCTGGATATGAGCCAGATGTGATAGTTTTAGATGAAGCAGCCATTGTCAACGAGCCAAGATGGGAAGCAGAATCAATCATCACACAAGGAAATTCAGTCAAATTAATCATTGAAGTTGTCAGTACCAATTGGCGTGATGATTATTTCAAAAAACTGGGAGAATATGAAGAGTTAGAAATTCCCGAATATTGGATTTTTGATTATTTAGCCTTGGGTGGCAGAAATTTCATTGGTAATCCTAAACAACCGACTATTTCTATTTATGAATTAGTAGAAGGAGAATATCAAGTTACTCAAGTCCGGGGAAATGAAACCTTAAAATCGCCAACATTTCCAGAATTGAATTTAACTGTTGAGCAGATTTTTCAACTTTGA
- a CDS encoding DUF456 domain-containing protein → MQIIYWLLIAVMLVGVIGSVVPAIPGSSLILIAIIIWGIVSSSFAAIKIPLIVTVIVLLLSMGVDFLAGYLGAKQAGASKWGQIGAFVGLFLGFFGLLPALPFGGPLLGMLIGPLLGAIVGEYLYQKDLGKAVKAGIGITVGTLVGNLLQGLLAVGAVIIFLWTTWPQVYGGY, encoded by the coding sequence ATGCAAATTATTTACTGGTTATTAATAGCTGTCATGCTCGTGGGTGTAATTGGTTCCGTAGTTCCAGCCATTCCAGGAAGCAGCTTAATTTTAATTGCAATTATTATTTGGGGAATCGTCAGTAGTTCCTTTGCAGCGATTAAAATTCCCCTGATTGTTACAGTTATCGTCCTGCTTCTGAGCATGGGAGTTGATTTCCTAGCTGGCTACTTGGGTGCTAAACAAGCCGGTGCTAGTAAATGGGGACAAATTGGTGCGTTTGTGGGTTTGTTTTTAGGATTCTTTGGCTTATTGCCAGCTTTACCATTTGGTGGCCCACTCTTGGGAATGTTAATCGGTCCACTTTTAGGTGCAATTGTCGGTGAATATCTTTATCAAAAAGATTTAGGAAAGGCAGTTAAAGCTGGTATAGGAATTACTGTAGGAACGTTGGTAGGTAATTTGCTTCAGGGTTTATTAGCAGTTGGTGCAGTCATAATTTTTCTGTGGACAACTTGGCCTCAGGTATATGGAGGTTATTAA
- a CDS encoding cofactor assembly of complex C subunit B, protein MTKSDPNIVLRRLPLVVGGLGALLLLVNRLLTPELTNSQARGDVLGVVLSAVLILTGLIWQQVQPRSPDTVELIGEEGFFLAPDLPETVKTELAWASRLLLTNTVTRSLVVYYQGQVLLRRGILAPKSEVIPGTILKRVLETQKPIYLVALYVYPGKIEFDYLPENTQGVICQPIGKEGVLILGANAPRSYTKQDETWIEGIADKLAVTMGNG, encoded by the coding sequence ATGACTAAATCTGATCCTAATATAGTTTTGCGGCGTTTGCCTTTGGTAGTCGGGGGTTTGGGTGCTTTACTTTTACTGGTTAATCGCTTGTTGACACCGGAACTCACCAATTCTCAAGCACGAGGGGATGTGTTGGGAGTAGTTTTGAGTGCGGTGTTAATTTTAACAGGTTTAATTTGGCAGCAGGTACAACCGCGATCGCCTGATACAGTAGAACTAATTGGGGAAGAAGGTTTTTTCTTAGCGCCAGATTTACCAGAAACCGTGAAAACAGAACTAGCTTGGGCATCTCGTTTATTATTAACTAATACAGTGACGCGATCGCTCGTAGTTTACTATCAAGGCCAAGTTTTGTTACGTCGCGGTATTCTGGCTCCTAAATCTGAAGTCATCCCCGGAACAATCTTAAAACGAGTCTTGGAAACACAAAAACCAATCTATCTAGTTGCTTTATATGTGTATCCAGGCAAAATAGAATTTGATTATTTACCAGAAAATACACAAGGTGTAATTTGTCAACCTATAGGTAAAGAAGGCGTTCTAATTTTAGGAGCAAATGCTCCTCGTAGTTACACCAAACAAGATGAAACATGGATTGAGGGAATCGCTGATAAATTAGCGGTGACAATGGGTAATGGGTAA
- the rpaB gene encoding response regulator transcription factor RpaB, with the protein MESHKEKILVVDDEASIRRILETRLSMIGYDVVTAGDGEEALEIFRKAEPDLVVLDVMMPKLDGYGVCQELRKESDVPIIMLTALGDVADRITGLELGADDYVVKPFSPKELEARIRSVLRRVDKTGATGIPSSGVIHVGNIKIDTNKRQVYKGDERIRLTGMEFSLLELLVSRSGEAFSRSEILQEVWGYTPERHVDTRVVDVHISRLRAKLEDDPSNPELILTARGTGYLFQRILEAGEE; encoded by the coding sequence TTGGAAAGTCATAAAGAAAAAATCCTGGTAGTAGACGACGAAGCCAGCATTCGCCGGATTTTGGAAACACGCCTTTCCATGATTGGCTACGATGTAGTAACTGCTGGCGACGGAGAAGAAGCCTTAGAAATTTTTCGCAAAGCTGAACCGGACTTGGTAGTTTTAGACGTAATGATGCCAAAGCTAGATGGCTATGGTGTTTGTCAAGAATTACGTAAAGAATCCGATGTTCCTATTATCATGTTAACAGCCTTAGGGGATGTAGCTGATCGCATCACCGGACTAGAATTAGGTGCTGATGACTATGTAGTTAAACCATTCTCCCCCAAAGAATTAGAAGCTCGCATTCGCTCAGTATTACGAAGAGTAGATAAAACAGGTGCGACTGGTATTCCCAGTTCTGGGGTAATTCATGTCGGGAATATCAAAATTGATACGAATAAGCGCCAAGTCTACAAAGGTGACGAGCGTATTCGCTTAACAGGTATGGAATTCAGCTTATTAGAGTTGTTAGTAAGTCGGTCTGGAGAAGCTTTTTCCCGTTCAGAAATTTTACAAGAAGTTTGGGGATACACACCAGAACGCCACGTAGATACTCGCGTGGTAGATGTGCATATCTCCCGTTTACGGGCAAAATTAGAAGATGATCCTAGTAACCCAGAACTGATTCTCACAGCTAGAGGTACTGGTTATCTTTTTCAACGCATACTGGAAGCGGGAGAGGAATGA
- the radA gene encoding DNA repair protein RadA yields MAKPKTIFICSNCAAEFSQWFGKCSNCDTYDSLIEQNPSPFGVDVPSRGGVGNWHAAQTHNKSSAKLTKPAKARASLTFDQISDRQIARWESGYGELDRVLGGGVVPGSMVLIGGDPGIGKSTLLLQVSNQLAQKYRILYVTGEESGQQVKLRASRLGMSKPLTVITEEKATDESEIKETKDLQEITEIEIDPDSIGADLYVLPETDLEEILREIDSLKPNVAVIDSIQTVFFPALTSAPGSVAQVRECTAALMKVAKHEDITMLIVGHVTKEGAIAGPKVLEHLVDTVLYFEGDRFASHRLLRTVKNRFGATHEIGIFEMVAQGLREVDNPSELFLGNRDDPAPGTAIVVACEGTRPIVVELQALVSPTSYPSPRRAGTGIDYNRLVQILAVLEKRVGIPMSKLDSYVASAGGLSVEEPAVDLGIAIAIVASFRDRIVDPGTVLIGEVGLGGQVRSVSQMELRLKEAAKLGFKRAIVPKGTKFPDLNIEILPVSKVIDAIIAAIPHQELTEGDLEPDAEDEDD; encoded by the coding sequence ATGGCAAAGCCAAAAACTATATTCATTTGCAGTAATTGTGCAGCAGAGTTCTCCCAATGGTTTGGAAAGTGTTCAAATTGCGACACTTATGATTCTTTGATAGAACAGAATCCCAGCCCTTTTGGAGTGGATGTACCTAGTCGGGGGGGAGTTGGTAATTGGCACGCTGCTCAAACTCACAATAAATCTAGTGCTAAATTAACTAAACCGGCTAAAGCCAGAGCTTCTCTGACATTTGATCAAATTAGCGATCGCCAAATTGCTCGTTGGGAATCTGGTTATGGTGAACTAGATCGGGTACTTGGTGGTGGAGTTGTCCCTGGTTCAATGGTACTAATTGGCGGTGATCCAGGAATTGGTAAATCTACTTTACTCTTACAAGTATCCAATCAATTGGCGCAAAAATACCGCATTCTCTACGTCACTGGGGAAGAATCAGGACAGCAGGTAAAATTACGCGCCTCTCGTTTGGGAATGTCAAAACCCTTAACTGTGATTACTGAGGAGAAAGCAACCGATGAATCAGAAATAAAAGAGACTAAGGATTTACAAGAAATTACTGAAATAGAAATAGATCCCGATAGTATCGGCGCAGATTTATATGTTTTACCAGAAACAGATTTAGAAGAAATATTACGAGAAATAGATTCCCTGAAACCAAATGTGGCAGTGATTGATAGTATACAAACTGTCTTTTTTCCAGCTTTGACATCTGCACCCGGTTCAGTAGCCCAAGTTCGTGAATGTACAGCAGCCTTAATGAAGGTAGCAAAACACGAAGATATTACCATGTTGATTGTCGGCCACGTCACCAAAGAAGGCGCGATCGCCGGGCCAAAAGTTTTAGAACATTTAGTTGATACAGTATTGTATTTTGAGGGCGATCGCTTTGCCTCTCACCGATTATTAAGAACAGTAAAAAACCGTTTCGGAGCAACACACGAAATTGGTATATTTGAAATGGTAGCCCAAGGATTACGGGAAGTTGACAACCCCTCAGAATTGTTTTTAGGCAATCGAGATGATCCCGCACCGGGTACAGCTATTGTCGTAGCTTGCGAAGGAACAAGGCCAATAGTTGTAGAATTACAAGCTTTAGTTAGTCCTACCAGTTACCCTTCACCCCGACGGGCAGGAACTGGGATAGATTATAACCGTTTAGTGCAGATTCTCGCAGTATTAGAAAAGCGAGTAGGCATACCCATGTCAAAACTAGATTCCTATGTTGCATCTGCTGGGGGTTTGAGTGTAGAAGAACCTGCGGTAGATTTAGGAATAGCGATCGCAATTGTTGCCAGTTTCCGTGACAGAATAGTTGATCCCGGTACTGTTTTAATTGGGGAAGTAGGCTTAGGTGGACAAGTGAGATCAGTGTCCCAAATGGAATTGCGGTTAAAAGAAGCAGCGAAATTAGGCTTTAAAAGAGCGATCGTTCCCAAAGGGACAAAATTCCCCGATTTGAATATCGAGATTTTACCAGTATCTAAGGTAATAGATGCAATTATCGCCGCCATTCCCCACCAAGAACTAACAGAAGGAGATTTAGAACCTGACGCAGAAGACGAAGATGATTGA
- the rfbB gene encoding dTDP-glucose 4,6-dehydratase, with protein sequence MSNFKKDDMPTLLVTGGAGFIGANFVIKARKERWANIINLDKLTYASNLQNLADVQNDPCHCFIQGDINNFELVSYLLNQYQPDGVINFAAETHVDRSIISPQNFIQTNVVGTFQLLESSKVYWQKLTSSKQEKFRFLHISTDEVYGSLNLTDPAFSEDTPYAPNSPYAASKAGADHLVRSYYHTYGLPTLTTNCSNNYGPWQFPEKLIPLTILNALNGKPLPIYGDGQNIRDWLYVSDHCEAIYLVLREGSIGETYNIGGINERTNLVVVEKICAILDKLAPKEYFQYSSLMTFIKDRPGHDRRYAIDCSKINKDLGWQPKENFDSGLLKTVQWYLNNSAWVDSVCTGTYQNWIKQNYETR encoded by the coding sequence ATGTCAAACTTTAAAAAAGATGATATGCCTACTTTATTAGTAACAGGTGGAGCGGGCTTTATTGGAGCTAACTTTGTTATCAAAGCTAGAAAAGAAAGATGGGCTAATATCATTAATTTAGATAAACTGACCTATGCAAGTAATTTACAAAATTTAGCAGATGTACAAAATGATCCCTGCCATTGTTTTATCCAAGGAGATATTAATAACTTTGAGTTAGTAAGTTATTTACTCAATCAATACCAGCCAGATGGAGTAATCAATTTTGCTGCTGAGACTCATGTTGATCGTTCAATTATTAGTCCTCAAAATTTTATTCAAACAAATGTAGTAGGCACATTTCAATTATTAGAATCTAGTAAGGTTTATTGGCAAAAATTAACATCGTCAAAACAAGAAAAATTCCGCTTTTTACATATATCTACAGATGAAGTATATGGTTCATTAAACCTCACAGATCCAGCCTTCAGTGAAGATACGCCTTATGCACCGAATAGCCCATATGCAGCTTCTAAGGCGGGTGCAGACCATCTCGTTCGTTCCTACTATCACACATACGGTTTACCTACTTTAACAACCAATTGCTCGAACAATTACGGACCTTGGCAATTTCCTGAAAAACTGATTCCTTTGACCATTCTGAATGCTTTGAATGGTAAACCTTTACCTATATATGGTGATGGACAAAATATTAGAGATTGGCTATATGTAAGTGATCACTGTGAGGCTATTTATCTTGTTCTCCGAGAGGGAAGTATTGGTGAAACGTATAATATTGGGGGTATAAATGAACGAACTAATTTGGTAGTTGTAGAAAAAATTTGTGCGATTCTTGATAAATTAGCACCTAAAGAGTATTTTCAATATTCTTCTCTCATGACCTTTATTAAAGACCGTCCTGGTCATGACCGCCGCTATGCAATTGATTGTAGTAAGATTAACAAAGATTTAGGCTGGCAACCAAAAGAAAATTTCGATAGTGGTCTATTAAAAACAGTTCAATGGTATCTCAATAACTCTGCTTGGGTGGACTCTGTATGTACAGGTACATACCAAAACTGGATTAAACAAAATTATGAGACTCGTTGA
- the rimP gene encoding ribosome maturation factor RimP, translated as MTHPLVPQIIELATPVAEELGLEVVGIVFHTNQRPPVLRVDIRNLQQDTGLNDCERMSRALEASLDAAEIIPDAYVLEVSSPGISRQLVTDREFISFKGFPVTISTSPPYDGQQEWIGHLIRRDETTVYLNQKGRVVEIPRSLVTRVQLDERH; from the coding sequence ATGACTCATCCCTTAGTCCCACAAATTATTGAATTAGCCACACCAGTAGCAGAAGAACTGGGATTGGAAGTTGTTGGTATAGTTTTTCACACCAACCAGCGGCCACCAGTTTTGCGGGTGGACATCCGTAATCTCCAACAGGACACTGGCCTGAATGATTGTGAACGGATGAGCCGTGCTTTAGAAGCCTCCTTAGATGCGGCAGAGATAATTCCAGATGCTTATGTATTGGAAGTATCCAGTCCTGGTATTTCGCGACAACTTGTTACCGACAGGGAATTTATTTCTTTTAAGGGGTTTCCTGTAACTATCTCCACTTCTCCACCCTACGACGGACAGCAAGAATGGATTGGTCACTTGATTCGCCGGGATGAAACAACAGTTTACCTAAATCAGAAAGGTCGTGTAGTTGAAATTCCCCGTTCCCTAGTTACCAGGGTGCAGCTGGATGAGCGCCACTAA
- the nusA gene encoding transcription termination factor NusA, which produces MSMVTLPGLKELIESISRERNLPRLAVQSSIREALLKGYERYRRAQNLERRQFDEEYFDNFEVELDIEGEGFRVLSTKTIVDEVSNTDHQISLEEVQQVAPEAQSGDSVVLDVTPDQGEFGRMAAMQTKQVLAQKLRDQQRQMVQEEFQDLEGTVLQARVLRFERQSVILAVSSGFGQPEVEAELPKREQLPNDNYRANATFKVYLKKVSQGQQRGPQLLVSRADAGLVVYLFANEVPEIEDEVVRIVAVAREANPPSRYVGPRTKIAVDTLDRDVDPVGACIGARGSRIQVVVNELRGEKIDVIRWSPDPATYIANALSPARVDEVRLMDPETRQTHVLVAEDQLSLAIGKEGQNVRLAARLTGWKIDIKDKAKYDYAAEDAKFVAVRAKYQPEDDENEMEELEDENQEELELDHDNFDTGEED; this is translated from the coding sequence ATGTCAATGGTTACTTTACCTGGATTAAAAGAGTTAATTGAAAGTATCAGCCGCGAGCGAAATTTACCTCGTTTAGCAGTTCAATCATCTATTAGAGAAGCACTACTTAAAGGTTACGAACGTTATCGTCGCGCCCAAAATTTAGAGCGTAGACAATTTGATGAAGAATATTTTGATAATTTTGAAGTAGAACTTGATATTGAAGGAGAAGGATTTCGCGTTCTTTCTACAAAAACTATTGTTGATGAAGTTAGTAATACCGACCATCAAATTTCCTTAGAAGAAGTACAACAAGTAGCGCCTGAAGCCCAATCAGGGGACTCAGTAGTACTAGATGTTACCCCAGATCAAGGGGAATTTGGTCGCATGGCGGCAATGCAAACCAAGCAAGTATTAGCACAAAAACTGCGGGATCAACAACGGCAGATGGTGCAAGAAGAGTTCCAAGATTTAGAAGGAACTGTTTTGCAAGCTAGAGTTTTAAGGTTTGAGCGTCAATCTGTAATTTTGGCAGTTAGCAGTGGTTTTGGTCAACCAGAAGTAGAAGCTGAATTACCAAAACGGGAACAGTTACCCAACGATAATTATCGAGCTAATGCCACCTTTAAGGTATATCTCAAAAAAGTATCTCAAGGTCAGCAACGAGGCCCTCAGTTGCTCGTTTCTCGTGCTGATGCGGGATTAGTAGTTTATTTATTCGCCAACGAAGTCCCAGAAATTGAAGATGAAGTGGTGCGAATTGTAGCTGTAGCCAGAGAAGCCAATCCCCCTTCCCGTTACGTAGGTCCCCGGACTAAAATAGCAGTAGATACCCTAGATCGCGATGTAGACCCAGTCGGGGCTTGTATTGGGGCTAGAGGATCTCGAATTCAAGTGGTAGTTAATGAGTTAAGAGGTGAAAAAATTGATGTAATTCGCTGGTCTCCAGACCCCGCAACCTACATCGCTAACGCCTTGAGTCCAGCACGGGTAGATGAAGTCCGTCTGATGGACCCGGAAACTCGGCAAACCCACGTTCTCGTAGCTGAAGATCAACTAAGTTTAGCTATTGGGAAAGAAGGACAAAATGTCCGATTAGCAGCCCGATTGACCGGTTGGAAAATTGACATTAAAGATAAAGCTAAATATGACTATGCCGCAGAGGATGCTAAATTTGTGGCTGTAAGAGCAAAATATCAACCGGAGGATGATGAAAATGAGATGGAGGAACTAGAAGATGAAAATCAAGAAGAATTAGAATTAGATCATGATAATTTTGACACTGGGGAAGAAGATTAA
- a CDS encoding YlxR family protein, whose protein sequence is MKPNYRRCISCRRIELKEEFWRIVRVFPSGKVQLDQGMGRSAYICPQTSCLQVAQKKNRLGRSLHGTVPEAVYQELNQRLAQSNTQKNHI, encoded by the coding sequence ATGAAACCGAACTATCGGCGTTGTATTAGTTGTCGCCGCATAGAACTCAAAGAAGAGTTTTGGCGGATTGTCCGCGTCTTTCCATCTGGAAAGGTACAATTAGATCAGGGCATGGGGCGTTCTGCCTATATTTGTCCACAAACTAGCTGCTTACAAGTAGCTCAGAAAAAAAATAGATTAGGGCGATCGCTACATGGAACAGTGCCTGAAGCAGTTTATCAGGAACTGAATCAGCGTCTAGCCCAAAGCAATACCCAGAAAAATCACATTTAA
- the infB gene encoding translation initiation factor IF-2 produces MNNGKVRIYELSKELNLDNKELLAICDQLNIAVKSHSSTISESEAEQIRMAAEKLAATSVSPKKELGTNNHKPNSPQTGGRNRPAASHKQQILEIRKPKILRNTTSNAPEASIDINNQVASSDSLSDIRDSAQEASAMANSPSPPRPFATPVSPMKPTAPTRPVPRNQSETPQKPNIAEPDQPTNNANPVGEKPEKVVSPRAKPEKAQKPQLVSPPSRPPEETESATEQLVPAIKPVLKRERPTRGEDERDQAKPRSKPNTDQKARSTPSPLKPEHRASRPSAPGTTDVQRPRPARPGESPATPTATPPRHTVGAGAKKEGLDDNTPIAPDLLDLKRPTPPRLAKGGKKWQEEEIIDEIKEKAKIGPKGKRVKPILDDDFEEDDLLDEEGLEIPATVQVSLSIARPPKPKSTRPAQQPTLVAAAPTTRNNKKSGSSYRDNNRRQQEAEVKQERPEKLVVTGPLTVQELAEGLAVADTEIVKILFMKGMAVSITQNLDIPTITLVAKELEVEVEITEPEAEARKVTEMIDVTDLEHLIRRPPVVTIMGHVDHGKTTLLDSIRKTKVAAGEAGGITQHIGAYHVDLEHDGKKQQIVFLDTPGHEAFTAMRARGARVTDIAILVVAADDGVRPQTIEAISHAQAAGVPIVVAINKIDKEGAQPERVKQELTNYGLTAEDWGGETIMVPVSAIKGENLDTLLEMILLVAEVGELSANPNRVAKGTVIEAHLDKAKGAVATLLIQNGTLHVGDMLVAGSAFGKVRAMVDDRGKRVDVASPSCAVEVLGLSDVPAAGDDFEVFENEKVARTLASDRADKQRLSRLLQGRVTLTTLSAQAQEGELKELNLILKGDVQGSVEAIIGSLKQIPQNEVQIRMLLATAGEITETDIDLAAASNAVIIGFNTTFASGARQAADEAGVDVREYNIIYKLLEDIQGALEGLLEPELVEEPLGQTEVRAVFPVGRGAVAGCYVQSGKLLRNCKVRVRRGSKVVYEGVLDSLKRMKEDAREVNSGYECGINIDKFHDWVEGDIIEAYQMVTKRRTLTLTK; encoded by the coding sequence ATGAACAACGGCAAAGTTAGAATCTACGAATTATCAAAGGAATTGAATTTGGATAACAAAGAGCTATTAGCAATTTGCGACCAGCTCAACATCGCGGTCAAAAGTCATAGCAGCACAATCTCAGAATCTGAGGCTGAACAAATTCGTATGGCTGCGGAAAAGCTCGCAGCTACGAGTGTCTCGCCCAAAAAGGAATTAGGTACAAATAACCATAAACCAAATTCACCTCAAACTGGCGGACGTAACCGACCTGCTGCATCCCACAAACAGCAAATTTTGGAAATTCGCAAACCCAAAATATTGAGAAACACTACCTCCAACGCCCCAGAGGCGTCAATTGATATTAATAACCAAGTCGCTTCGTCTGATAGCCTGAGTGACATTCGCGATAGCGCGCAGGAGGCATCAGCCATGGCTAATTCTCCTTCACCCCCACGGCCTTTCGCTACACCAGTCTCGCCCATGAAGCCGACGGCACCAACTCGACCTGTACCCCGGAATCAATCGGAGACTCCGCAGAAACCTAATATTGCGGAACCGGATCAGCCAACTAATAACGCCAATCCAGTAGGGGAAAAACCTGAAAAAGTTGTTTCCCCAAGAGCAAAACCCGAAAAAGCTCAAAAACCGCAGTTAGTCTCTCCGCCCTCAAGACCGCCAGAGGAAACCGAATCTGCCACTGAGCAGCTTGTTCCGGCAATCAAACCTGTCCTCAAACGGGAACGACCGACGCGGGGTGAAGACGAACGCGACCAGGCCAAGCCCAGAAGCAAACCAAACACAGATCAGAAGGCACGTTCAACTCCATCACCGCTCAAACCTGAACACAGAGCGAGTAGACCATCTGCGCCTGGAACAACGGATGTACAACGTCCTAGACCAGCGCGTCCTGGTGAATCGCCAGCTACACCAACTGCGACTCCACCAAGGCATACGGTAGGAGCAGGGGCGAAAAAAGAGGGATTAGATGATAATACCCCGATCGCACCTGATCTCCTGGATTTGAAACGCCCAACACCTCCTCGTCTAGCCAAGGGTGGAAAAAAATGGCAAGAAGAGGAGATAATTGACGAAATCAAAGAGAAGGCGAAGATTGGCCCGAAAGGCAAACGAGTCAAACCCATCCTAGATGATGATTTTGAAGAAGACGATTTGCTGGATGAAGAGGGTCTGGAAATTCCAGCAACCGTCCAGGTAAGTCTTTCTATCGCTCGTCCTCCTAAGCCCAAATCGACTCGACCTGCACAACAACCAACATTAGTTGCTGCTGCTCCAACTACCAGAAATAATAAAAAGTCTGGTTCTTCTTACCGTGACAACAATCGTCGTCAACAAGAAGCAGAGGTCAAACAGGAACGTCCAGAAAAACTGGTTGTCACGGGTCCGCTGACAGTCCAAGAGTTGGCTGAAGGCTTGGCTGTTGCCGATACAGAGATTGTGAAAATCCTGTTTATGAAAGGCATGGCGGTAAGTATCACCCAAAATCTGGATATTCCGACCATTACCCTGGTAGCCAAAGAGCTAGAAGTAGAAGTCGAAATCACTGAACCAGAAGCAGAAGCCCGGAAAGTCACGGAAATGATCGACGTGACCGACTTGGAACACCTGATTCGTCGTCCACCAGTTGTGACGATTATGGGCCACGTAGACCACGGTAAAACCACTCTACTCGACTCGATTCGCAAAACTAAGGTGGCTGCTGGTGAAGCTGGCGGTATTACCCAGCATATCGGCGCATACCATGTGGATCTGGAACATGATGGCAAAAAACAACAAATTGTCTTCCTAGATACTCCTGGTCACGAAGCTTTTACAGCTATGCGGGCAAGGGGAGCGCGGGTAACAGACATTGCTATTTTGGTAGTAGCTGCCGATGATGGTGTCCGTCCCCAAACCATAGAAGCTATTAGCCATGCTCAAGCAGCAGGTGTACCAATCGTTGTTGCTATTAACAAGATTGATAAAGAAGGCGCACAGCCAGAACGGGTTAAACAAGAATTAACCAATTATGGACTGACAGCAGAAGATTGGGGTGGTGAAACAATCATGGTTCCTGTCAGCGCTATTAAGGGCGAGAACCTAGATACGTTACTAGAAATGATCTTGCTAGTAGCTGAGGTAGGAGAACTATCTGCTAACCCAAATCGTGTGGCTAAGGGAACAGTAATTGAAGCTCATTTGGATAAAGCTAAGGGTGCAGTTGCTACCCTGCTGATTCAAAACGGTACTCTCCATGTCGGAGATATGCTGGTAGCTGGTTCTGCCTTTGGTAAAGTCCGGGCAATGGTTGATGACAGAGGCAAACGAGTAGATGTTGCTAGTCCTTCCTGCGCTGTTGAGGTACTGGGTTTAAGTGATGTACCCGCAGCCGGTGATGACTTCGAGGTGTTCGAGAACGAAAAAGTAGCACGAACTCTAGCAAGCGATCGCGCCGACAAACAACGTCTATCCCGTCTATTACAAGGACGTGTAACCCTCACAACCCTTTCTGCTCAAGCCCAAGAAGGCGAGTTGAAAGAACTCAACTTGATCCTCAAAGGAGATGTTCAAGGTTCAGTAGAAGCCATTATCGGATCTCTCAAGCAAATTCCCCAAAACGAAGTCCAAATTCGGATGCTGTTGGCTACTGCTGGAGAAATTACAGAAACAGATATCGACTTGGCTGCTGCTAGTAACGCCGTCATCATTGGTTTTAATACCACTTTTGCCAGTGGTGCAAGACAAGCTGCTGATGAAGCAGGTGTAGACGTGCGGGAATACAACATCATCTACAAACTTCTGGAAGATATTCAAGGAGCCTTAGAAGGTCTTCTCGAACCAGAATTGGTGGAAGAACCCTTGGGACAAACAGAAGTCCGTGCCGTCTTCCCAGTTGGTCGTGGTGCGGTTGCCGGTTGTTATGTTCAATCAGGCAAACTACTTCGCAATTGCAAAGTACGAGTGCGTCGCGGTAGTAAGGTGGTCTATGAAGGCGTACTGGATTCCCTCAAACGGATGAAAGAAGATGCCCGTGAAGTCAACTCCGGTTATGAGTGCGGTATCAACATTGATAAGTTCCATGACTGGGTTGAAGGTGACATCATTGAAGCCTATCAGATGGTAACCAAACGCCGTACCCTCACCCTCACTAAGTAA